A region from the Paraurantiacibacter namhicola genome encodes:
- a CDS encoding PilZ domain-containing protein, translated as MATQPVPLCPADIGALCDVRGGRFEVALSSLSSGACEIEDCPDCADGDFVHLRIDGRIDINGTIAWRRGQRAGVRFHGQIHPVVIQQLSGTA; from the coding sequence ATGGCCACGCAACCTGTCCCGCTTTGCCCCGCCGATATCGGCGCGCTGTGCGATGTGCGCGGTGGCCGTTTCGAAGTCGCGCTGTCGAGCCTCTCCAGCGGGGCCTGCGAGATCGAGGACTGCCCCGATTGTGCAGATGGCGATTTCGTCCACCTGCGTATCGACGGGCGGATCGACATCAACGGCACGATCGCCTGGCGCCGCGGCCAGCGGGCCGGGGTCCGCTTTCACGGCCAGATCCATCCGGTCGTAATCCAGCAGCTTTCCGGCACCGCCTGA
- a CDS encoding NAD(P)H-dependent flavin oxidoreductase, which yields MTDYAKTRGLMARGAEFLGSEYAIMCGAMSWVSERNLVSAMSNAGGFGVIACGAMTPDLLDTEIAETRKLTDKPFGVNLITMHPQLMELIEVCGKHGVTHVVLAGGIPPKGSVEAIKGHGAKVIVFAPTLALAKKLLRSGGDALVIEGMEAGGHIGPVSTSVLAQEFLPALSEDHLVFVAGGIGRGEAMAGYLEMGAVGVQLGTRFACATESIAHPDFKKAFFRANARDAVASVQVDARLPVIPVRALKNKGTEEFTAKQREVAGVLDREEIAMAEAQLQIEHYWAGALRRAVIDGDVENGSLMAGQSVGMVKEEEPVADIIAALMAESEAALTRR from the coding sequence ATGACAGACTATGCAAAGACGCGCGGCCTGATGGCACGCGGGGCCGAATTCCTGGGCAGCGAATATGCGATCATGTGCGGGGCGATGAGCTGGGTTTCCGAGCGCAACCTCGTATCCGCCATGTCCAATGCCGGCGGCTTCGGCGTGATCGCATGCGGTGCGATGACGCCGGACCTGCTCGACACGGAAATTGCCGAGACGCGCAAGCTGACGGACAAGCCCTTCGGCGTGAACCTGATCACCATGCACCCGCAGCTGATGGAGCTGATCGAGGTTTGCGGGAAACACGGCGTGACGCATGTCGTGCTGGCAGGCGGCATCCCGCCCAAGGGCAGCGTCGAGGCCATCAAGGGCCATGGCGCGAAGGTCATCGTCTTCGCACCCACGCTGGCGCTGGCCAAGAAGCTGCTGCGCAGTGGCGGCGATGCACTGGTGATCGAAGGCATGGAGGCAGGCGGCCATATCGGGCCCGTGTCCACCAGCGTGCTGGCGCAGGAATTCCTGCCCGCCCTGTCCGAAGATCACCTCGTATTCGTCGCTGGCGGCATTGGCCGGGGCGAGGCGATGGCCGGCTATTTGGAAATGGGCGCGGTAGGCGTGCAGCTGGGCACGCGCTTCGCATGCGCGACGGAAAGCATCGCCCATCCGGACTTCAAGAAGGCGTTCTTCCGCGCCAATGCCCGCGATGCGGTTGCATCCGTGCAGGTCGATGCGCGCCTGCCGGTGATCCCGGTGCGCGCGCTGAAGAACAAAGGTACGGAAGAATTCACCGCCAAGCAGCGCGAGGTAGCCGGCGTGCTCGACCGCGAGGAAATCGCCATGGCCGAGGCGCAGCTGCAGATCGAACATTACTGGGCCGGTGCCCTGCGCCGCGCGGTCATCGATGGCGACGTCGAAAACGGCAGCCTGATGGCCGGCCAGAGCGTGGGCATGGTGAAGGAAGAAGAGCCCGTGGCTGACATCATCGCCGCCCTGATGGCCGAGAGCGAAGCCGCCCTGACGCGGCGGTAA
- a CDS encoding sulfatase-like hydrolase/transferase → MNDAETMQRRLPLWRVLLALALFAAGYAVANRYQLTHGVLYRWAAGDMASAAANFGWLALQGAALLAALWLLPTRWMTAALALAFVSVLVNLGFGMTVADTLDAGKLAWLLAETRQAGPAMGEFFGPLVLALAQAVVATGLFWAARKVLAPRKGALALGLFALALPTLLGLIWLPAAGAAERNVYSLALRVAAAEPPPARAAVSIAPDTAGTPRHVVWIVDESIAYDPFARLIAPRLAALQPVDFGRAWAMGNCSAPANVALRSGVAVDRAGPEMDLRATPSIWAYAKKAGYRTLLVEAQVDGPPQNLLLLPELALVDETLNMAGDMDTDRRVAGWLNGQLKSGERSFTFVVLRGVHFQYRDHFPVGTVPTDAPPAEQYRAALTYSKRDFFETLLEGVDRADVAIAYTSDHGQNIAPDTLPHCSRDGVRTEYEVPLLAFLSPERSAVYDDSPREGHSLSQLFPETLVWMGYDRTAAEAAYDNGLTRGPRRYVRFGRGVVPLGAGDRVEVTVSETPEF, encoded by the coding sequence ATGAACGATGCGGAAACCATGCAGCGGCGCTTGCCGCTCTGGCGCGTGCTGCTGGCGCTGGCGCTGTTCGCGGCGGGCTATGCCGTGGCCAATCGCTACCAGCTGACGCACGGCGTGCTGTACCGCTGGGCCGCGGGCGACATGGCCAGCGCGGCAGCGAATTTCGGCTGGCTGGCGCTGCAGGGCGCGGCGCTGCTGGCGGCATTGTGGCTGCTGCCTACGCGCTGGATGACAGCGGCGCTGGCGCTGGCCTTCGTATCCGTGCTGGTCAATCTCGGCTTCGGAATGACGGTTGCGGACACGCTGGATGCGGGCAAGCTTGCATGGCTGCTGGCCGAGACGCGTCAGGCGGGGCCCGCGATGGGCGAGTTCTTCGGCCCGCTGGTGCTGGCGCTGGCGCAGGCCGTAGTGGCAACCGGCCTGTTCTGGGCCGCGCGCAAGGTGCTGGCACCGCGCAAGGGCGCGCTGGCCTTGGGGCTTTTCGCTCTGGCCCTGCCCACGCTGCTTGGCCTGATCTGGCTTCCGGCGGCAGGGGCGGCAGAGCGCAATGTCTATTCGCTCGCCCTGCGTGTCGCCGCTGCCGAGCCTCCCCCGGCGCGCGCAGCCGTCAGCATCGCGCCGGACACGGCCGGAACGCCGCGCCATGTCGTGTGGATCGTGGACGAGAGCATCGCTTACGATCCCTTCGCCCGGCTCATCGCACCGCGCCTCGCCGCTCTTCAGCCGGTCGATTTCGGCCGGGCATGGGCGATGGGCAATTGCAGCGCGCCCGCCAATGTGGCGCTGCGCTCCGGCGTGGCGGTGGACCGTGCGGGACCGGAGATGGATTTGCGCGCCACGCCCTCCATCTGGGCTTACGCGAAGAAGGCGGGCTACCGCACGCTGCTGGTCGAGGCGCAGGTCGATGGCCCGCCGCAGAACCTGCTGCTGCTGCCGGAGCTGGCGCTGGTGGACGAGACGCTCAACATGGCGGGCGACATGGACACCGATCGCCGGGTTGCGGGCTGGCTGAACGGGCAGCTCAAGTCCGGTGAGCGCAGCTTCACCTTCGTCGTCCTGCGCGGCGTGCATTTCCAGTACCGCGACCACTTCCCGGTCGGCACGGTTCCCACCGATGCGCCGCCAGCCGAGCAATATCGCGCGGCCCTGACCTATTCGAAGCGCGACTTCTTCGAAACGCTCCTGGAAGGTGTCGACCGGGCGGATGTCGCCATCGCCTACACTTCCGACCACGGACAGAACATCGCGCCCGATACCCTGCCGCATTGCAGCCGTGACGGAGTGCGCACGGAATATGAAGTGCCGCTGCTGGCCTTCCTCTCGCCAGAGCGCTCGGCAGTATACGACGATTCGCCGCGCGAAGGGCATTCGCTCAGCCAGCTGTTCCCGGAAACGCTGGTGTGGATGGGCTATGACCGCACGGCGGCGGAAGCGGCCTATGACAATGGCCTGACGCGCGGCCCGCGGCGCTACGTGCGTTTCGGGCGCGGTGTCGTCCCGCTTGGCGCAGGCGACCGCGTCGAAGTCACCGTCAGCGAGACGCCGGAGTTCTAG
- a CDS encoding aspartate kinase has protein sequence MARIVMKFGGTSMAGTERIRRVAGIVRKQQAAGHEVAVVVSAMAGETDRLVNFCREANPLYDPAEYDVVVASGEQVTAGLLALTLQSMGCEARSWLGWQIPVRTMDAYAKARVNLIDGDALSAAMAAGQIAVIPGFQGVSEEGRITTMGRGGSDTSAVAVAAALKADRCDIYTDVDGVYTTDPRIVARARKQKYVTYEEMLELASVGAKVLQTRSVSLAMKENVRVQVLSSFIDDDAPPADELPGTMIVSDEEMEQIIKDTDMERQLVTGIAHDKNEARVVLTRVPDKPGAVTAIFTPLADASINVDMIIQNVGREKGETDVTFTVPQADLARAQALLEDRQDEIGYNRIITDAKVAKISVVGVGMKSHAGVAATMFKALSDRGINVQAISTSEIKVSVLIDEDETELAVRVLHTAYGLDDEG, from the coding sequence GTGGCACGTATCGTGATGAAATTCGGCGGAACCTCCATGGCGGGGACCGAGCGGATTCGCCGCGTGGCGGGCATCGTGCGCAAGCAGCAGGCCGCCGGACACGAGGTTGCCGTGGTGGTCAGCGCCATGGCCGGCGAAACGGACCGGCTGGTCAACTTCTGCCGCGAGGCGAACCCGCTTTACGATCCCGCCGAATACGATGTGGTGGTGGCAAGCGGCGAACAGGTCACGGCCGGACTGCTGGCCCTGACGCTGCAATCCATGGGCTGCGAGGCGCGCAGCTGGCTCGGCTGGCAGATCCCGGTGCGCACGATGGACGCTTATGCCAAGGCGCGCGTGAACCTGATCGATGGCGATGCCTTGTCGGCCGCCATGGCCGCCGGCCAGATCGCCGTCATTCCCGGCTTCCAGGGCGTGTCCGAAGAAGGGCGCATCACCACCATGGGCCGCGGCGGATCGGACACCAGCGCCGTGGCCGTGGCCGCTGCGCTGAAGGCCGACCGGTGCGACATCTACACCGATGTGGACGGGGTCTACACCACGGACCCGCGCATCGTGGCCCGCGCGCGCAAGCAGAAATACGTCACATACGAAGAAATGCTGGAGCTCGCCTCGGTCGGCGCAAAAGTCCTGCAGACCCGCTCCGTCAGCCTTGCGATGAAGGAGAACGTGCGGGTCCAGGTGCTCAGCAGCTTCATCGATGACGATGCCCCGCCGGCGGACGAACTGCCCGGCACCATGATCGTCTCCGACGAGGAGATGGAACAGATAATCAAGGATACCGACATGGAACGCCAGCTCGTGACCGGCATCGCGCATGACAAGAACGAGGCGCGCGTCGTCCTCACCCGCGTGCCGGACAAGCCCGGCGCCGTCACCGCCATCTTCACGCCGCTGGCCGATGCAAGCATTAACGTGGACATGATCATCCAGAACGTGGGCCGCGAAAAGGGTGAGACGGATGTGACCTTCACCGTCCCCCAGGCCGACCTTGCACGCGCTCAGGCACTGCTGGAAGACCGCCAGGATGAGATCGGCTACAACCGGATCATCACCGATGCGAAGGTCGCCAAGATCAGCGTCGTGGGCGTTGGCATGAAGAGCCATGCAGGCGTTGCCGCCACCATGTTCAAGGCGCTGTCCGACCGCGGCATCAACGTGCAGGCGATCTCGACCTCCGAAATCAAGGTCAGCGTGCTGATCGACGAGGACGAGACCGAGCTGGCCGTGCGCGTTCTTCACACCGCATACGGTCTGGACGACGAGGGCTAG
- the ubiG gene encoding bifunctional 2-polyprenyl-6-hydroxyphenol methylase/3-demethylubiquinol 3-O-methyltransferase UbiG, which translates to MSDATVTPATIRPSEAEHFGALAQDWWDPKGTSAMLHRLNPVRLAFIRDAVDMHWGGDIEAAQPLAGKTALDVGCGAGLLAEPLARLGAEVTGVDAAAENVAVARLHAEGMGLSVDYRHGELGELGLGTFDLVTCLEVIEHVADKPAFIAQLAARLADGGLMVLSTPNRTVKSRLLLTGAAEAVGAVPRGTHDWGDFITPDELTDLLTAAGLRTGRMKGIAFNPLKGFEVSDDTSLDYILSVTR; encoded by the coding sequence ATGTCCGATGCAACTGTAACACCTGCAACCATCCGCCCGTCCGAAGCCGAACACTTCGGCGCGCTGGCGCAGGACTGGTGGGACCCGAAGGGCACATCGGCCATGCTTCACCGGCTGAACCCGGTCCGGCTGGCCTTCATCCGCGATGCGGTGGACATGCACTGGGGCGGCGACATCGAGGCCGCGCAGCCGCTGGCGGGCAAGACCGCGCTGGATGTCGGCTGCGGCGCTGGGCTGCTGGCAGAACCGCTGGCACGCCTTGGCGCCGAGGTCACCGGCGTGGACGCGGCGGCCGAGAACGTGGCGGTGGCGCGGCTTCACGCAGAAGGCATGGGCCTGTCCGTGGATTACCGCCACGGCGAACTTGGCGAGCTGGGCCTTGGCACATTCGACCTCGTCACCTGCCTGGAGGTGATCGAGCATGTGGCCGATAAGCCCGCCTTCATCGCGCAGCTTGCCGCGCGGCTGGCCGATGGCGGGCTGATGGTGCTCTCCACCCCCAACCGCACGGTGAAGTCCCGCCTGCTGCTGACCGGCGCGGCCGAAGCGGTGGGCGCGGTGCCGCGCGGCACGCACGACTGGGGCGATTTCATCACGCCGGACGAGCTGACCGACCTGCTGACTGCGGCGGGCCTTCGCACCGGGCGCATGAAGGGCATCGCCTTCAATCCGCTGAAGGGCTTCGAGGTCTCGGACGATACCAGCCTCGATTACATCCTGTCAGTCACCCGGTGA
- a CDS encoding glycerophosphodiester phosphodiesterase family protein, with translation MAQEETAMADADMIVIAHRGASAERPEHTLEAYALAIDQGADYIEPDLVVTKDGVLVARHENELSDTTDVATRPEFGGRRTTKVIDGEEVTGWFAEDFTLAELETLRVRERLPELRPGNTAYDYLYRIPSLGEIIALVSAKEAETGRRIGLYPELKHPAHLETLGFDPAQMLVDELAGSGYGAGDPVFVQSFEVVPLVRVKQGSAFRTIQLMSLEGGPADAPANVTYAKMMTPEGLAQVARYADGIGVPIAAVLTADGGSTGLVGAAHEAGLLVHVWTLRPENAFLPEGLQSGEGPAEHGCDDVLFYALVRVGVDGVFADSPARTVPLKGGNGGRCARAWLPATPLSPGD, from the coding sequence ATGGCGCAGGAGGAGACCGCGATGGCGGATGCTGACATGATCGTGATTGCCCATCGCGGCGCAAGTGCAGAGCGCCCCGAACACACGCTGGAGGCCTATGCGCTCGCGATCGACCAGGGGGCCGACTACATCGAGCCGGACCTTGTGGTGACCAAGGACGGCGTGCTCGTCGCCCGCCACGAGAACGAGCTGTCGGACACGACCGATGTCGCCACGCGGCCGGAGTTCGGCGGACGGCGCACCACCAAGGTGATCGATGGCGAGGAGGTCACCGGCTGGTTCGCGGAGGACTTCACGCTGGCCGAGCTGGAGACGCTGCGCGTGCGCGAGCGCTTGCCGGAGCTGCGGCCCGGCAACACGGCCTACGACTACCTCTACCGCATACCCAGCCTGGGCGAGATCATCGCTCTGGTCAGCGCCAAGGAGGCGGAGACCGGTCGGCGCATCGGGCTCTATCCGGAACTGAAGCACCCCGCGCATCTCGAAACGCTCGGTTTCGACCCGGCGCAGATGCTGGTCGATGAGCTGGCGGGGTCGGGCTACGGCGCGGGCGATCCGGTCTTCGTGCAGAGCTTCGAGGTCGTCCCGCTAGTGCGTGTGAAGCAGGGCAGCGCCTTCCGCACGATCCAGCTGATGAGCCTGGAAGGCGGCCCGGCCGATGCGCCCGCCAATGTCACCTATGCCAAGATGATGACGCCCGAAGGGCTCGCGCAGGTTGCGCGCTACGCGGACGGGATCGGCGTGCCCATCGCCGCCGTGCTGACCGCCGATGGGGGCTCGACCGGGCTGGTGGGGGCCGCGCACGAGGCGGGCCTGCTGGTGCATGTCTGGACGCTGCGGCCCGAAAACGCCTTCCTGCCCGAGGGGCTGCAATCGGGCGAGGGACCTGCCGAGCACGGCTGCGACGATGTGCTGTTCTACGCCCTTGTGCGCGTAGGGGTGGACGGGGTGTTCGCCGACAGTCCGGCACGCACGGTGCCGCTCAAGGGCGGGAACGGCGGGCGATGCGCACGGGCATGGTTGCCCGCGACGCCGCTGTCACCGGGTGACTGA
- a CDS encoding ArsC family reductase, whose translation MSTHIYGIPNCDTVKKARKWLDAQGVDYTFHDYKKEGAEREALERWSDRVGWEVLLNRRGTTFRKLPDEQKDGIDREAAIALMLEHPSMIKRPVMERDDSDRVLVGFAESEWENVLC comes from the coding sequence ATGAGCACGCACATCTACGGCATCCCGAACTGCGACACCGTGAAGAAGGCCCGCAAATGGCTCGATGCGCAGGGCGTGGATTACACCTTCCATGACTACAAGAAGGAAGGGGCCGAGCGCGAGGCGCTAGAGCGCTGGTCCGACCGGGTCGGCTGGGAAGTGCTGCTGAACCGCCGCGGCACCACCTTCCGCAAGCTGCCGGACGAGCAGAAGGACGGCATCGACCGCGAGGCCGCCATCGCGCTGATGCTGGAGCATCCCAGCATGATCAAGCGCCCGGTGATGGAGCGCGACGACAGCGACCGCGTGCTGGTCGGCTTTGCGGAAAGCGAGTGGGAGAACGTGCTGTGCTGA
- a CDS encoding antibiotic biosynthesis monooxygenase family protein, giving the protein MYLVVFRNRKRADMDAAAYAADAARMAQLAAAQPGYLSFKSYTAEDGETVAISEWADEESARAWGRMEEHRGVQARGRAEYYESYTLFAGEPGRIHRFPTSE; this is encoded by the coding sequence ATGTACCTGGTGGTCTTCCGCAACCGCAAGCGCGCCGACATGGACGCCGCAGCTTACGCAGCCGACGCCGCACGCATGGCGCAGCTGGCCGCCGCGCAGCCGGGATACCTTTCCTTCAAGAGCTACACTGCCGAAGATGGCGAGACCGTCGCGATCAGCGAGTGGGCGGACGAGGAGAGCGCACGCGCCTGGGGCCGGATGGAGGAGCACCGCGGCGTGCAGGCGCGTGGGCGGGCGGAATATTACGAAAGCTATACGCTGTTTGCTGGCGAGCCGGGGCGCATCCACCGCTTTCCTACTTCCGAATGA
- the ruvC gene encoding crossover junction endodeoxyribonuclease RuvC, with the protein MIILGLDPSLSCTGWGVIRSEGALLSHIANGQVKTDPKAPMAERLHQLHRAIADVIESHGPDRAACEEVFVNKNAQSTIKLAQARGAVIAACGGRSLAVNEHAARLVKKAVVGTGAAEKSQVQAMLKVLLPGASIAGADAADALAVAIADAHLG; encoded by the coding sequence GTGATTATCCTCGGCCTCGATCCTTCGCTCAGCTGCACCGGCTGGGGCGTGATCCGCAGCGAGGGGGCGCTGCTTTCGCATATCGCCAACGGCCAGGTGAAGACCGATCCCAAGGCCCCGATGGCAGAGCGGCTGCACCAGTTGCACCGCGCCATCGCCGATGTGATCGAGAGCCACGGCCCGGACCGCGCCGCCTGCGAGGAGGTATTCGTCAACAAGAATGCCCAATCCACCATCAAGCTGGCGCAGGCGCGCGGCGCAGTGATTGCCGCCTGCGGTGGGCGAAGCCTGGCCGTGAACGAACATGCCGCGCGGCTGGTGAAGAAAGCCGTGGTGGGCACGGGCGCGGCGGAGAAATCACAGGTCCAGGCCATGCTGAAGGTCCTGCTGCCGGGCGCATCCATCGCGGGCGCCGATGCAGCCGATGCGCTGGCCGTGGCCATTGCGGACGCGCATCTGGGCTGA
- a CDS encoding YebC/PmpR family DNA-binding transcriptional regulator, which produces MAGHSKFKNIMHRKGAQDKKRSNLFSKLSREITVAAKMGTPDPDMNPRLRLAVNTAKAQSMPKDNIQRAIDKASAQDAENYEEVRYEGYGPGGSAIIVEALTDNRNRTATAVRTAFSKHGGNLGTEGSVAHGFERLGLIVYPADVGSEDKVLEAAMEAGAEDIASTDDGHEIWTAAEDLHQVATDLEKALGEAETVKLAWKPNLTVDMDEKNAATLLKLIDVLDDDDDVQTVWGNYDISDEVMEKVGG; this is translated from the coding sequence ATGGCAGGCCATTCCAAATTCAAGAACATCATGCACCGCAAGGGTGCGCAGGACAAAAAGCGGTCCAACCTGTTTTCCAAGCTGAGCCGCGAGATTACCGTGGCGGCAAAGATGGGCACGCCCGATCCGGACATGAACCCGCGCCTGCGGTTGGCGGTCAACACGGCCAAGGCGCAGTCCATGCCCAAGGACAATATCCAGCGCGCCATCGACAAGGCGAGCGCGCAGGACGCCGAGAATTACGAGGAAGTGCGCTACGAAGGCTATGGCCCCGGCGGCAGCGCGATCATCGTGGAAGCCCTGACCGATAACCGCAACCGCACCGCCACGGCCGTGCGCACCGCCTTCAGCAAGCATGGCGGCAATCTGGGCACGGAAGGCAGCGTGGCCCACGGTTTCGAGCGGCTGGGCCTGATCGTCTATCCCGCCGACGTGGGCAGCGAGGACAAGGTGCTGGAAGCGGCGATGGAAGCCGGCGCGGAAGATATCGCCAGCACCGATGACGGGCACGAAATCTGGACCGCGGCGGAAGACCTTCACCAGGTCGCAACCGACCTGGAAAAGGCGCTCGGCGAGGCGGAAACCGTCAAGCTGGCGTGGAAGCCGAACCTCACCGTCGACATGGACGAGAAGAACGCCGCCACCCTGCTGAAGCTGATCGACGTGCTGGACGACGATGACGACGTGCAGACCGTGTGGGGCAATTACGACATCTCCGACGAGGTGATGGAAAAGGTGGGCGGCTGA
- a CDS encoding type II CAAX prenyl endopeptidase Rce1 family protein, translating to MDTTSPTLAGGPSAAQGITQTWRDFFSFLKSPQLPQENIGYRAVFGDAAPGETEPAPPTGAKGEAIRRTLHLFLLDIALMVPILLIFLAAEALGVEFPDNALEDLDFGPLIVFAIVIVAPLMEEASFRGWLSGRPAALLVSGLLMIGFLASSFPGALPEEQMTQATLVFVGVLVVAVILALTLLRGKQVPGWYQRGFVWFYALSVIAFALIHIGNYEQGDLPLVALLPLVLPQAVAGLVWGYSRVTFGLWSSITLHAMHNGLAVGLILAFT from the coding sequence ATGGACACGACTTCGCCAACCCTCGCTGGGGGGCCCAGTGCTGCTCAGGGTATCACTCAGACCTGGCGCGATTTCTTCAGCTTCCTGAAGAGCCCGCAGCTGCCGCAGGAGAACATCGGCTACCGCGCGGTGTTTGGCGATGCCGCGCCCGGCGAGACGGAGCCTGCCCCGCCCACGGGCGCGAAGGGCGAGGCGATCCGGCGCACGCTGCACCTCTTCCTCCTCGACATCGCGCTGATGGTGCCGATCCTCCTCATCTTCCTGGCGGCAGAGGCGCTGGGCGTGGAGTTTCCCGACAATGCGCTGGAGGATCTCGATTTCGGACCGCTTATCGTCTTTGCCATCGTCATCGTGGCACCGCTTATGGAGGAAGCGTCCTTCCGCGGCTGGCTGAGCGGGCGACCCGCCGCGCTGCTCGTCTCCGGCCTGCTGATGATAGGCTTCCTGGCCAGCAGCTTCCCCGGCGCGCTGCCGGAGGAACAGATGACGCAGGCGACACTGGTCTTCGTGGGCGTGCTGGTTGTGGCTGTGATCTTGGCGCTCACACTGCTGCGCGGAAAACAGGTTCCGGGATGGTACCAGCGCGGCTTCGTGTGGTTCTACGCCCTTTCGGTCATCGCCTTCGCGCTGATCCATATCGGCAATTACGAGCAGGGGGACCTGCCGCTGGTGGCGCTGCTGCCGCTGGTCCTGCCGCAGGCCGTGGCGGGCCTGGTCTGGGGCTATTCACGCGTCACCTTCGGCCTGTGGTCGAGCATCACGCTGCACGCCATGCACAATGGCCTGGCGGTGGGGCTGATCCTGGCCTTTACCTGA
- a CDS encoding YbjQ family protein: MIVSTTTAIEGRPVKQYLGVVTGEVIVGANLFRDIFASITDLVGGRSGKYEEVLSRARREAIAEMKSEAMQLGGNAVIGVDIDYEVLGQKGSMLMVSVSGTAVLL, from the coding sequence ATGATCGTCTCCACCACCACCGCCATCGAAGGCCGCCCGGTCAAGCAGTACCTTGGCGTGGTGACGGGCGAGGTGATCGTGGGCGCGAACCTGTTCCGCGATATCTTCGCCTCCATCACCGATCTCGTCGGCGGGCGCAGCGGCAAGTACGAAGAAGTGCTCAGCCGCGCGCGCCGCGAGGCCATTGCCGAAATGAAGTCCGAAGCCATGCAGCTGGGCGGCAATGCCGTGATCGGCGTGGATATCGATTACGAGGTGCTGGGCCAGAAAGGCTCCATGCTGATGGTCAGCGTGTCCGGCACGGCCGTGCTGCTCTGA
- a CDS encoding DUF2312 domain-containing protein: MAETTDDRLRLLIERIERLEEEKKGIADDIRDVYAEAKAVGYDPKIMRQIVRLRKMKPDDRSEQEMILDTYKAALGMG; the protein is encoded by the coding sequence ATGGCCGAAACCACCGATGACCGCCTGCGCCTGCTGATCGAACGTATCGAGCGGCTGGAAGAGGAAAAGAAGGGCATCGCCGACGATATCCGCGACGTCTATGCCGAAGCCAAGGCCGTGGGCTATGATCCCAAGATCATGCGCCAGATCGTGCGCCTGCGGAAGATGAAGCCGGACGACCGGAGCGAGCAGGAAATGATCCTGGATACCTACAAGGCCGCGCTCGGCATGGGTTGA
- a CDS encoding DUF1244 domain-containing protein produces the protein MTTNATNPGGDALDSLPDDVAAAAFRRLVRHLRHRHDAQNIELMGLAGFCRNCLADWIRDAGYEGDKPAAREVIHGMPAEEWKATRQSEATPEQLERMQASIAKNAPDLR, from the coding sequence ATGACTACGAATGCAACCAATCCCGGCGGCGATGCGCTGGACAGCCTGCCGGACGACGTGGCCGCCGCGGCCTTCCGCCGGCTGGTGCGCCACCTGCGCCATCGCCACGATGCCCAGAATATCGAGCTGATGGGGCTGGCGGGCTTCTGCCGAAACTGCCTGGCGGACTGGATCCGTGACGCCGGTTACGAAGGCGACAAACCCGCCGCGCGCGAGGTGATCCACGGCATGCCGGCGGAGGAGTGGAAGGCCACGCGCCAGAGCGAGGCGACACCCGAGCAGCTGGAGCGCATGCAGGCCAGCATCGCGAAGAACGCGCCCGACCTGCGCTGA